The genomic region GTTTTACCCAAACAAAGTGGAGATATGGACGGAGAAGTCACTAATGAAAAGTGCCCAACAAATTAAAAGACAGCAAATCTTTgttatgtaaaaatataaatttttaacattttattgaatGACTAATAAGCTTTGATTTGGTCTCAGCTGTTAATATTCAAACAAGTCTAacctgaagaagagaggagtttGTTGACAGGTCTTTATAGTGCTAAGATGGAACTCAAACAGTTTTTCTGAACATTGCCATAAGCTCTCTTTCTGCTCATTCCCTGCATATTTCCAAGTAAAACAAGGGCAGCAACTCAAGTCAGGCTGTGatagaaggaatgaaggaatgacTGAGTGATGAGCAAGCGAGCGAGCCATGGCTGCTGTTATTATGGCGCAGCTGCACAGTCAAAGAGTCTTTCTGTTGGACATCTCGAGTTAGAATCAAGAAAGGGCCCGAAGAGAAGCAGAGAATACACTAACTGTCTTCACAGCTTAACAGTTTTCACCATGGCGACAGAGCAGAGGCTTTCAACTATTCATAAGATTCTTCAGTCGTGCTCTCAAACGTTCTGCTCTGACATCTGTTTGCAAGCAAAACTGTAAAAGAGTAGTAACATCAGAGCTCATGTACAGTCATACGGTGTCTTTAGAAATGTTTTAGGAAGAGCAATAGTGCTGTTCTCAACACAAAGGCAACTAAGTGTTTCTCATTGTGTGTGACTGCAGGGCTAACTCAGGGCAGCAGCCAGTTAGAATTACCACTCCTTAAAGAGGCCATAAAATGAGACCTTCAGCCTCTTTCAAATGGTTCCTTCCCAGAAACTAAGGTGCTGCACTAACATTTGTAAAAATAACTTTCAGCCATTAGATCTACTAAGATTTTCCCATAAGTTTCCCTATATATTCCCTTAGGCTGTTTGAAAGCCAGCATAAACAAGACACAAGGGGGTTGAGTATTTCACATGAAAATGACACGACTGTTTTTCCCAGGAGTTACTGGAATCAAAACCAGAATAAAAATCTCAGAATTGTATCTACCAAAAAATGTCCACAATGGCATGCTAATATCATTCTGTAGCTACTTTTAGCTATCCAGACATTGCTCACTCATCAGCCATAAAATTCATGGTATGATGGTAAATTAGGGCTTCATTTCTGggggtttgttttttctgtttttaacatctTATATGACTCAAATAGCACTAAACTCAACAATTTACTTACTTTGGACCATGTAAGTTAAGACATACCAACAAAAGTTCAAACTAGTCTTGTTCCTAAACTCATGTTTTTGACATTAAACTAGGGTTTctcttttgtaaaataaatgcactgctCTACTGAACATTTAGGAGGCTCCTATATGTTTTGGGACAGTGACAGCTAACAGTCATGTGAGCTATGGTTCTTAAATGCTAACTAAGTTTTGACGAAAATGAAATATTCTTATATGGTGTTTTCAGTGACACAGCATCTTAGGAAACCTTGTACCTGTTTTTTCCAGTTGTTTTCCTTTAATCTAACAAATGAAGGAAACTCTCTGAACCAAAGGCTAGTTAAACAGAAGCTAACATAAAAGTAGAGCAGAACGACAGCATTGTTGAAACTCATGCAGACTCTCCAAGAGGAGGCAGTATTGCAAACATTGAATGAAAAATGGCAGTATCAATGTAAAGCCTCAAAGGTGATACGATGCCTCAACAGCAGCTActtgtaaaaaaagaaatgagcgCCTTGCACGCATCTATTTAAGTGTCCTTACAAATCCTCTCTAAGACCGTTCAATGATATCTCATGATCTGTTCAACTTTAAACTCACGTGAACAGAGGAGGTTCGTGTCATACAGATATTGCATAAGCAAGAAGTTAAGAAGTACTTTAGCTTCAGAAAAACAGTTTAAGTGTGTGCTTGTAGCCCAATGAGCCCCAGTGTGACTGAGTCACGTAAAAAAGGATCCACCGACATCAGCATGTCCATCATGATCTGTCTCTATCTGCTTGCAGATGTCCAGTTAgatcatatatttaaaaaaataaaggcttCAGTCAGTGCTTTGGAGTGAAGTGGCATGATTGACAGATAGAGTATCTCAAATCAAAGTGCCTCCAATAAAATGTTCAGCAAAATGAACCATCTTCAAGTCTTGGCTTTACAAGGCATATCCAGATCCACGAAAGGTGATCACGGGAGATTTCCAGGATTTCAGTCGATTGTTTTAAATATGAGAAGATTGATCTTAAATTGGAGGCACTTTATCCTCATACTGCGGTGGTGGGGTAAGTGGTTCTATACTGATTCCAGCTGCTGGTTGTGAGTTATCAATGTTTTTCATGTGCATCTTTTCTGATTTAATCCTCCGGATCTTGATAGGTAGGAGTTTGCGGGTGTTTTTTCCAGGTTTACGATTTgatgtggcagcagcagcagcagttggaGCACCAGAGGCTGGAGCAGGTTGTAATCCAGCAGTCCCAACCTCGGACCCCTCGCATTCATACTGTACACTATCCACTTGGACTAGGTCATCATAAGAGGGTAGCTGGGAGTTGCTTGGACGAAGGTTACTCTGACGGACAGGGTACTGGCCACTGCAGACTGCCTCTTCATAGGACGGTACAGCAAAACGCTGGGCCTGTTCCTCAGCTCTGcagacatttagaaaaacaaacagatatgaATGATGCTCACAAACAAGTATGTATACACTGCCAAGTCCTTCACTTGCGCTTATAATTGAGGAATGTAGGTTATACAGAGTGTAgagaaatgtagaattatatgGCATGTATATACGTTTTACTTTCTGTCACAACTCTCAGGTACACACTCACTAGTTTGAGAGCCTGCCAGCCACCAGCATGGACAGCTTTAATACCCATAAATCTCAAAATAAGTTGAGAAAGATGTTATTAAATGGATCATTTCAATGTGTTGGccttctgagaacaaatggcaGCTGTTCACAATCTGAGACATCCGAACTACAAAGTGACACAAGGCTTTTAATCAAACCATACTTTTTAGTGGTGGTATTGTTGTTTTAATCATCCCTTTACAAAGGAATGACTCTCAGAAGCAGGGATTATATATTGTTAGACTCATTTTGATGCACAACATTGGCCCCTATAATACAGAAACTGTAATCTTTAAGGATAAGTTTGTTAAGACAGAACATTGTTCTAAGTTGATTAAACCAATCCACCAGTAAAACTAATAGGATGCATGGTGAAATCATTTTTTGCTCACAGATATTTAAAACAAGACAAAGCTATGAAGCTACAAATGTACTCACGTTTCTCCGTTTTCCTGCCGCCCAGCTGTATTTCCTCCATTGTTCTGAGCCTGCTGGAGCCTCAGCTGCTCCCGCTGTTTGTTCCTCATCCCCAGACATAGGGAAAGCAGCAACATGAACACCCCAGACCCCACTAGGACAAAAGCAATAGACGATGCTTTATTTTTCCTGCCACTGGTATCGCCATGTCCTCCTGAACTGCTGCTGTTATTTCCAGCTGCATCTGCAGGTACCACGCTCCACACGATCATCACAATACCGAGGGCAACAAGCCCAACCCCCAGAGCACAAAGTGCATACTGGGAGCCTGAGTTTCCACTGTTTGCATTGCTGTTGGTGTTGTTATTGTTACTGCtgccagaaccccctccactaGGGTGTCCATCCACACTGGATCGCATCTTGTCAACTTCTAATCTTCAGTCGGACCTGCTCCAGTGAGATTAAACACAGCAGGGAGAAAGGAATTTGAGGtcagacacaaactgaaaacCTTTAAAGCAACATAAACCTGTAAATGTGGTCGTTCCATGCTGTTCCGTGAAAAGAACTCACACTGATACACATAAAATATCCTGTCTTACTTTATGAGTTATCGTTTACCAAGTGTGAAGGTGCCGCAGAGAGGTTTGTTCTTTATGAGAGTCCAAGCCCATTTCTCAGAAATAAATGACAGAACTTCCATTCACTGAAGGATGACTTACCCAATATCAACACATGACAAGGGAAGATAGGGACAGTTATGGCTACTGTAAAATGAATACCTCAGGATTTATTACAATACCTTGACTTTACAATGTACAGATTTGTATTACATCATTCTCATCATCACCTGCTtcagtgtaaatttaaatccatacattaaaggaaacagtaTTACCTTGAGTTCCTTCGCAGTAAAAATGACTTCATTGATAAATGGGCCACCCAGCAGTATGCCATGACTTTATCTCTGCAAGATCAGAGTCTAGGAAATGTACGCTTCAAACTATAAATTAGCACAGACCAAAGTCCAAGACATTAACTATAACCTATGTGACCATTCAAGAGTGTCATCATGATGTAGTAATACGACTCAGCTTGTATTCACCAACAAACTATGTCAGTGTCTAGTCTGCTAACATGCTTAGACATGCTGGCAGTGAGGGGGGCAGTGTGAAGTACGTAAACCAAGAAG from Notolabrus celidotus isolate fNotCel1 chromosome 11, fNotCel1.pri, whole genome shotgun sequence harbors:
- the tmem51a gene encoding transmembrane protein 51a yields the protein MRSSVDGHPSGGGSGSSNNNNTNSNANSGNSGSQYALCALGVGLVALGIVMIVWSVVPADAAGNNSSSSGGHGDTSGRKNKASSIAFVLVGSGVFMLLLSLCLGMRNKQREQLRLQQAQNNGGNTAGRQENGETAEEQAQRFAVPSYEEAVCSGQYPVRQSNLRPSNSQLPSYDDLVQVDSVQYECEGSEVGTAGLQPAPASGAPTAAAAATSNRKPGKNTRKLLPIKIRRIKSEKMHMKNIDNSQPAAGISIEPLTPPPQYEDKVPPI